The Lewinella sp. 4G2 nucleotide sequence CGTAGGGGCGGTCTTCTAGGTTGAATACCTCGATTCCGTCCACCACCGCGTGCTCGGTTTCGATGATGTGGAAGATGGTATTGTACTGGGCCGTGCTCTCAATTTTAGCGCCCCATTGGTTAATGGATTTTACCACGGTTGGCTTTTCCGCCGTCGCGATTTTGCCGCGCAATTCCACGCCATTCTCCTGGTAGAGACCGTCGTCGATGTAGAGTGTATCGCCGGCGGGCAGTTCGGCCAACGCGTATTTCAAAGTTTGCCAGGCGGAGCTCAGGCTTGAGCCATCGTTGTCATTATTCCCGTTCGGGCTGACGTAATGGGCAGTTTGCGCTGCCGCGGGTGCCGTGAAAAGGGCTAGAAAAAATAGGGGCAGTAAGCGGGGGAGGGTAGTAGACAGGTTGAAGGACATTCTTTGCATGATGAAGCGGTAGGTAAGGGGGCTTTAAACGGTAGTAAGTTACGGCGGCCGTAAGCCCCAGACTTTGATTTTGGGGCTATTTGTCAGGCAAAGGCCAGTGTCGGGATTTCTAAATACCTTGCCGGAGATGCGCAGTATCGTGGTCAAGGTGGAAAGAGCAGGCGTACGTTTTAGCCGCGAGATCGTGCTACCGTGGGCGGCTACGAACCTCCCCGCGGATGCCTTCCTCGTAGCTGGCCACGAAGAATTTTACTGGGAGTTGGAAATGCAATCGTTTGAAGCAAATACGCTATTTGTAAGCGTTCGGAGCCTCTCCGCAAACCCATTTGCTTACGATCCAGACCGGAAACCGCGGGGAGTGGTGACCGGACTCCACTTTAGCCCACTCCCTCGGGCTGACTTTTTGGCGCAATTATCCTTCTACCGATTAGCTGATTTGGAAGCTTATCTACAAGCAGCTGGCGAGCGAAGTACCGAACTACAAATGATAGTCCCCGATTTCAGTGAGTTTACCGAAGCTGATGCTTCCATTCCACTCAGCGGTTTCTTCGAAGACCGGCCCGTAAAGTTCCGGGTGAAGTTTATGGACCTCACCATCAAAACAGGGTACGCCCAAGGGGAAGCAAAATTTCCGGAAAGCGTCGATCCAATTCCCTTCACCATTGCCAACGATCACCTGGTGGCAGAATTTGACACCATCAAAGCCTTCTTCGTATCCCGCCTGCAACGCCAGACCATCCAAGTAAATGCCGTGCTTACCAATCGGCCGGCGGGGGTATGGCAGCTAGAAGGAGCCAGTTCTCCGCAGATCGACCGGATCGACGGCAGCATGATTGAAGTCTTCCGCACTCGCACTCTCCGCCAGATCATGGGTGGGGGGCTACCCAAAATTGTTGACAAGCAACTCTTTACGCCGGACGATATCTTCGGCTCGTTGGAAGACGAGGAGCTGGGGCGGGCCACCTTGCCCGATGATGCCCTGGACTTGCTCAACGCCATCCTGGCCAGCCAGGCCGTCCGCAACGCGAAGCAGCTTCACTTCCTGGCGGGAGAGCTCGGTGGGGTGGCCGAGAAACTGCGGTACGTCCTCACCCCTAAATTCGGATTCGTTTTCCGTGTGGAGGGGCGGGAGGCTAACCACTTCATCCTGGAGCTCCTAAACGACCACGCAACCTATATATGGTCGATCCCCAATACTTGGGGGACGCTGGCGGAAGAATACGCTGCCATTGAGCGGGAGTTAGCCAAAGTTGGTGCTATGGGCCGCAATCAGTACCGCCGCCTGTTGAGCTTTGAGCATTTGTTCTGGATCGTCGTCCACGAAAGCAGCGAGGGTGGGGTAGTGGATGGTTTCCCGCGTTGGCGAAACCGGTTGCTGGAGGGCTTGGGGTAGTTCGGGTCATTCTGAATGCTAGGCTTGGTCTCCCGTCCGATGGGTGTTGGTAGCGTTCCGCTTGGTCCTGTTTATTTCCTTTTTTTTGGCACCTGCGGCAGCGCCAGCTGATGATTTACGTTATGGCTATATGCTGTGTACTTCCTTCGAAAAGCGGGGCCAGAAAATATTCTGTTGTGTTTGCCAAATTCTGAAGAAGGACTATTGGGAAATCGCCAATGTGTCGTTCAGGGGGCAAGCACAGTGTTAAGGGAAGTATAAATCTTGTTGTAGATTTACAACAGCTTACTCCCGCAGTGCCTAGTCATCAAATTACTGCGCTCAGCGGTCAGATTTTATACACTAAACACAATTTCACTAGCCATACTATTCCTTCGCCATCCAGAGTCAATCGAGACCAAGTGGGTACTTAGAAGGTCTTTCCAAGCACATAACTAGTCATTTAGCTAAGCCCACGCCACACGGTGGCAGATCGCGCATTGAGCGCCTCGATCAGGGGCCATACAGAACACTTACTCACTATACTTAATCAAATTAAACCATTTAACATGAGACGATTTCTACTAGCCTTAGGGCTATTGTTCTCCGTCGTGGGCATTGCCACGGCACAAAAAACGGTTACCGGTACGGTGATCGACGAGGAGGGCGAGAGCCTGATCGGCGTCAGTATCCTGGTGAAGGGAACGACCACCGGCACGGTGACGGACCTAGACGGTGCTTACGCTGTTAGCGTACCTACTGGTGCGGAACAACTTATTTTTAGCTACACGGGCTACGGCACGCAGGAAGTGGCGATTGACAACCGCTCCGTAGTCAACGTAACCATGGCTTCCTCCGCTGAATTGCTCGACGAAGTCATCGTAACTGCTTACGGCGTAACCTCCAAAGAAGCCTTCGGTGGCTCCGCCGACGTGATTGGTGCTGAGGACCTCGAAGTTCGTAACGTTACTTCCGTCGTTTCCGCCCTGGAGGGTAAAGCAACGGGTGTACAGTTTACGTCTGGTACCGGCGGCCCCGGTTCCTCCCCCAACGTCTTTATTCGCGGTATCGGTACCCTGAACGGTAGCGCCCGCCCACTATACGTGGTGGATGGCGTCCAGTACGAAGGTGACCTGAGTACGATTAACCAGGAGGACATTGCTTCCCTGACAGTGCTTAAGGACGCTTCTTCTACTTCGCTTTATGGCTCCCGTGGTGCAAATGGTGTGATCCTGATCACGACCAAGCGTGGCTCCCGGAAGGGCACCCGCGTTTCCGCTTCCGTATCCCACGGTTTGATCTCCAACGCGATTCCTTTCTACGACGAAGTAACGCCCGGTGAGTACTACGAAACGATGTGGGAAGCCCTGCGTAACTCCAGCGCCGGTGGTGGTGACCCCCAGTTTGCCAGCGACAACATCTTCAACTCTCTGGGTTACAACCCCTTCAACGTACCTAACGACCAGATCGTAGGTACAGACGGTCAGTTGAACCCCAACGCGGAGGTGATTTACCAAAGCCTGGACTGGTACGATCAGCTCCAGCAGGACAACCCTACGCGGACGAACTACGCCCTGAACGTATCCAGCGGTGGTGAAGACCACAGCATCTTTTTCTCTACCTCCTACCTGGAGGAAGACAGTTACGTACGTACTTCCGAGTACGACCGCTTCACCAGCCGCGTGAATGCGGACTTTGACGCTACTGATTGGCTGACGATTGGTGGTAGTGCCAACGTCGTTCTTACCAATGCTGCTGGCCCCAGTTCTGCCGGTACCGGAAGCATCGTGAACCCCTTCGGTTTTGCGAAGAACATTGGTTCTATCTACCCAGTATTCGTGAATGACCGCGATGGTAATCTTGTCCGCGATGCTGGCGGAGACCCCATTTTTGACTCCGGCGAAGGCTTCTCTGAGTTCGGTGTCGGTTCCCGCCCGATCAACCAGGGCCGCCACGCGCTCCAGGAATTGCTGCTGAACGACGAGCGTGACCGGGACAACACTTACGGCTTCCGTTTCTACTCTGACTTGCACCTGCTTAAAGGTCTCAAACTGAGCCTGATCTACGGACGGGACATCAACGAGGGCCTCGAGAAAGAATACGAGAACGCCATCATTGGTGACGCTCAGCCTACCGGTCGCTACAGCGAGACGCGTTTCCGCCGCCAGACGATCAACTTCAACCAGATCCTGAACTACACGACTAGTTTCAGCGACGTGCACAACTTTGAAGTACTTCTGGGCCACGAATCATTCGACCGTACCTTCTCTTTTAACGACGTGCTGGCCATTGACCAGGTTGTGGAAGGTATCTTCGAATTTGACAACTTCGCTACGCCAGTATCTACTGGTGGTGCCACATCTCAGCGTACGCTGGAAGGTTACTTTGCCAAGTTGAACTACAACTACGCTAACAAGTACTACGCCAGCTTCTCGGCGCGCCGTGATGGTTCTTCCGTCCTGCTCGACAACCGTTGGGGCAACTTCTTTGCCGGTAGCCTTTCGTGGCGTTTGGATCAGGAGCAGTTCATTCAGGATATCTCCTGGATCAACCGCCTGAAGCTCCGTGGCTCTTACGGCCAGGTGGGTAACGATAACCTGAATGACTTCTTCCTTTCACGCGCTCTTTACGCGCTGTCGTCCAATGCCGGTAACCCCGGCCTGTTGTTCTCAGAGATCGGTAACGCCGGTCTGGTATGGGAATCAACGAATAGCTTCGACGTAGCCCTCGAGTTTACCATCCTGGATAACCTCCTGGACGGCTCGGTAGAATACTACAACCGGGAGACGTCCAACCTGCTCTACGATCTGCCGATTGCCCTTAGTAACGGTGCCAATGCTTTCCCCGGAAACGTAGGTGGTATTTTGAACTCCGGAGTTGAGGTCGGCCTACAAGCCAACCTGCTGCGCAAGGGCGACCTGCGCTGGTCCGTCAATACGACCCTGACTACGCTGCATAATGAGATCACGGACCTCCCCGAACCATTCGTAAATGGCTCCAAGCGTTGGGAAGAAGGCCGTTCACGTTACGATTACTACATCCTCCACACGGCGGGTGTTGACCCCGAGAACGGTGACCAGTTATTCCTCGTATTTGAATTGGACGAAGACGGCAACAGCGTTCCCGTACTCGAAGAAGACGGTACGCAGGCAGTAACTAACGACTGGCAGGCCACCGAGCGCGCGTACACCAACACGAGCTCACTTCCCGACCTGCTCGGTAGCGTTTCTACGAACCTGAACTACAAAGGCTTCGGTCTGAACATCCTGATGAACTACGGTATCGGTGGTGAGATCCTCGACTTTGGTTACTCGGCTATGATGCACTCCGGTAACTACGGAAGTAGCCTCCACCCCGATATCCTCAATGCCTGGCGTGCACCCGGTGACGTGACTGACGTCCCCCGCCTCGAGAATGGTAACAGCCCGAACCTCGTCCGAGCTTCTTCTACCCGCTTCCTGACGAGCGCCAGTTTCTGGGCCATCCGTAACGTTAACCTCAGCTATACCTTCGACCGCAGCGTAACAGACCGAATCGGTTTGGATGACCTTCGCGTTTCCCTGACCGGTGAAAACCTCTTCATCAGTTCCGAACGTAACGGTCTTAACCCACAGTTCAACCTTGCTGGTACACCTTCCGGTAACACTTTCAGCCCATCCCGCGTGATCTCCGTTGGGCTCAACGCTAACTTCTAAAACCAACATCAATGTTGTCTAATATAAAATATCCCTTTCTGCTCTTCACGGCGCTGATCTGCTTCTCGTGTGAGGAAGAGTTTCTTGATACTACCCCAACGGACGCCATTGCGTCTGAATCTGCTCTCGCTACCGAAGCGAATATCGAGCTGGTCCTCAACGGTATGCACCGTACGATGTACGCCCAGTCTCAGACGGTACTGCCCGGTGGTGACGATGCGGCCAGCACGGCGCGCGCTAACGATCACTACTGGGTACCGCTAGGTGATAACCTCGGTGGTGGTCTCATCCACAGTGCTGACGCTAACAACCTTGGATGGCGTACCATGGCTCAGTGGCTCGGCCACACGGATCAGACGTCGCTGACCAATCAGATCCACTGGTACCACCGGTACAATATCATCACCAACGCTAACTCCATCATCAACCGCATTGCGGAGGGTGACTTGCCAGTAACGCCGAACCTGAACCAGATCCTGGGCCAGGCACTGACCTATCGCGCCTTTGCATACCTGGACCTCGTGCAGCACTACGGTAAAGGTTACCTGATCGGTAACCCTTCTTCCGACCCCGGGGTACCCATTTTGTTCTCTTCCGAGTCTCCCTTTGAGAGTGCTCCCCGTTCTACGGTGCAGGAAGTTTACGACCAGGTAAATACGGACCTGGACGCGGCCATCGAAGTTTTCGGTGACGCGGCGGCTCGCCCTACCGGATCTGCCTTCCACAAGGCTAACCTGAACATTGACGTAGCCTGGGGACTGAAGGCACGAACTGCTCTCGCCTCCGGTGACTGGGCAACGGCTGCCGAAGCTGCTCGCAACGCACGTGCGGATTACCCCATCATGGGTGAAGGTGATTGGAAAGCTGGTTTCAACACGACGCTGCTTCCCGAAGTGATGTGGGGTAGCAACGTAATCACGACGGAGACGACCTTCTTCCGTTCTTACTTCTACCTGGCGTCTAACACCTTCAACGGTAGCCAGGTACGGAATAACCCGAAGATCGCCGACCGCCGCTTGGTGGACGCCATCCCCGAAACGGATTACCGTAAGGATGTCTTCCTGCCGGATGCGCCAAACAGCAACCTCTCCGCCGCTAATGGCATGGGTGGTTTCGCGAACAACACCAACCCACTCTACACCACACAAGAGGAATTTGATGCGGAGATTGCCCGCTTGGCTTCCGTGTGGGGTTGGACGAGCCGCCACAACACGCACCCCTACATGCACGTGAAACTGCGCCAGGTGATCCCCGGTGGCATCGCACCCGATGATATCATCTACATGCGTGCTTCCGAGATGTACCTGATCGAAGCGGAAGCCGAGGCCATGATGAATGACCTTTCCGGTGCCGTTGCTGCTCTCGCTCCCCTTGCCACCGAGCGTGACTCGGAGTGGGACGGTGATGACTTCGACGACAGCCAGGATGACTTCATCGAGCACATCAAGTTCCAGCGCGGCGTCGAGCTGTGGGGAGAAGGTTTCCTCTTCCAGGACAAGATCCGTTGGGATGATGGTATCGACCACAGCGCGGACGGTGGTTCCGGTGCTTCACAGACGCTTTACCAGAATGGTTACATCGTAGCCAAGCCTTCCGAAAACCCAGCCTGGGTATGGAAGATCCCCCAGCGGGAGATTGATGCCAACGACTTCATCACCCCCGCCGATCAGAACCCCTAGGGTTTTGGTAAATGCCTTGCCTCCTTTTCTTTAGAAGGCGAGTAGTAAAGCACCCCGGGCTTTCGACTTTGTCGGAGCCTGGGGTGTTTTCGTTTTGGGGCTATCTACCGCTAAAGCATGGTTTATATGTCAGATACTGATCTCTTCATTCTATATGGCTACGCGGCTGCTTTGATCGCCTTGGTGCTGGTGAGTTTTTACAAAGGGTGGCTTCACCACAAATACCTATACCTAAACGATGTGGATAGAGTGGAGCCTTTCGCCGCATCGTTTACTCCGTGGGGGTGGAGTTTGGGTAATCAGTTGTATATGTTGCCGGTTTTGCCGCGGAGGTCGCCCGTCGAAGGCAATAGTATGGAAGTTAGCCTTTATGGGCGGATCAAAACCGTAACCATCATATTGTTAGTCCTGTGGGTTATTGCCATTTCGCCGGCCTTGTTGATTTTATTTTAGAGAGAATCCGAATGAGGCCATTCACCTATCCATATTTAAGAAGCCTGTTGGCTCAGGGTCTTCCATTTTCCGCATTTCCCATCACCCCGCACCTGCGGCAGCGCCCGATGTAGCAAGCGAAAACGAAAGAAAAATCCAACTACCCGCAGCCGCAACTTCGGCACTGCTACTCCCCATTCTATCTTACCTTCGCCCTCCCAACGCAAAGCAATGAGCAACATGCCCGCACCGACTACCTACACCGCCGCCGACGTCGAATCAAAGTGGTACCAGCACTGGCTGGAGAAGAACTATTTCCACTCTACGCCCGATGAGCGCGAGCCCTTCACCATCGTCATCCCTCCGCCCAACGTGACCGGGGTACTGCACATGGGGCACATGCTGAACAACACGATTCAGGACATCCTGATCCGCAAGGCGCGGCTCGACGGGCGCAACGCCTGCTGGGTACCCGGTACCGACCACGCCTCCATTGCTACGGAAGCCAAGGTCGTCAAGAAACTACGGGAGCAGGGTATCAAGAAATCGAACCTGACGCGGGAGGAGTTCATGAAGCACGCCTTCGCCTGGAAGGAGGAATACGGCGGGATAATCCTCAAGCAACTGCAGGAACTCGGCGCCAGTTGCGACTGGGAACGAACTCGCTTTACGATGGAGCCGGAACTGTATAAGGCCGTCATCAAAGTCTTCGTCAACCTCCACAAAAAGGGGAAGCTCTACCGTGGGCTGCGCATGACGAACTGGGACCCCTCCGCCCAGACCGTTCTCTCCAACGAAGAGGTTATTCATACCGAGGAAAACAAGAACCTCTACCACGTTCGCTACAAGGTGGCGGGGACGGACGATGAATACATCACCATCGCCACCAGCCGGCCCGAGACGATCATGGCCGATACGGCCCTCGCCGTTAACCCGAAGGACGAGCGCTACACCAAGTACCACGGCCGCAAGGTCATCGTCCCCATCGTCAATCGGGAGATTCCCATCATTGTGGACGATTACGTCGCCCTCGATTTCGGTACCGGCGCCCTCAAGGTTACGCCGGCCCACGACATGAATGACAATGCCCTCGGCGAGAAGTACGGGCTGGAGGTCATCGATCTCCTTAACCCGGACGGGACCCTGAACGAGAACGCCCAGGTTTGCGTCGGGATGGACCGCGACGAGGCCCGCGTCGAGATCGTCAAAATGCTCAAGAAGAGTGGGGACCTGCTGGAAACCAAGCAGTACCGCACCTCCGTTGGCCGGAGTGAACGGACGAATGCCGTCGTCGAGCCCCGCCTGACGCTGCAGTGGTTCCTCAAGATGGAAGGCATGGCGGCTACGGCCCTTCACGCAGTTGAATCCGGTGAGGTCAAGTTCCACCCGGAGAATATGGTCAATATGTACCGGTCCTGGCTCAAGCCGGAGAACGTTCGCGACTGGTGCGTCAGCCGCCAACTCTGGTGGGGGCAGCGCATCCCCGCCTGGTACTGGAACGACGAGGTTTTCGTCGCCGAAACCGCCGAGGAAGCCCTGGCCGAAGCCCAGCGCAAACACGCTACGGCCGACATCAAAATGGAAGACCTGCAGCAGGATGAGGACGTCCTTGACACCTGGTTCTCCAGCTGGCTCTGGCCGATGTCCGTTTTCGACGGCTTCAAGGATACCAAGGAATTGGAGTACTACTACCCGACGAGCGACCTCGTTACGGGTTGGGATATCATGTTCTTCTGGGTCGCCCGTATGGTGATGGCCGGCTACGAATTCAGTGAAGAATTGTTGCCAAAGGATCTCATTGAGCAGAAGGGAAAGATGCCCTTTAAGAACGTCTACTTCACGGGGATGGTCCGGGATGAGAAGCGCAAGAAGATGTCAAAGTCTTTGGGTAACAGCCCGGATGCGCTCGAGTTGCTCAAAGCATACGGCGCGGATGGCGTCCGTTTTGGGATGATGCGCTCAGCCGCTGCGGGTAACGACATTGTCTTCGATGCCCCTGTTTATTCTAACGATCCAGCCAAGAAGAACACCTCCGAACTTTGCAACCAGGGTAAGAAGTTCTGTAATAAGATCTTCAACGCCAATCGCCTCATCCAGAGTTTTGAGCAGGTGGATCGTGCGCCCGACCCCGTCACCGTCCTCGCTGGCGAATGGCTCAACGCCAAGTTGAACCAGACGATTACTGAAGTCGATCGCCTCCTCGGTGAATACCGCATCAGTGAAGCCCTGGCTACGCTCTATAACTTCATCTGGGGCGATTTCTGCTCCTGGTACCTCGAGGCCATCAAGCCCGCCGACGGTAAACTGAGCAACGAGACCTATGAGCTAACCATCAGCGCTTTCGAGCGGATGATGACCTTGCTGCACCCCTTCATGCCCTTCATCACCGAAGAGGTTTGGCACCAACTGCGCGAGCGCGGCGAAGGGGATGATTGCGTCGTCAGTACCTGGCCCACAGCGGGGGCGTACGACGAGCAGGTCATCAAAGACTTCACGCAATTGCAGGACATCATCTCCAGCATGCGCGACATCCGTAACCAACGGGGCGTCAACCAGCGTGAGCAACTCGCCCTTTTCGTTCAGCGCAGCGAAGCCACGGAAACGTTACTGGGCGCTGTCGCGGGTGCCAAGGAGTTTTTGCAAAAGAGCGGTGTACTAGAAAGCGTTGCCCTGACGGACGAATCACCCGATAACGCCTTACCCTTCCTCGTTGGAAACGATAAAGGGTACCTCGTGCTCAACGAAACGATCGACCTCGAAGGCGAACGGGCCAAGATCAACGAAGAGATTGCCCGGTTGGAGAAGCAGGTTGCCGGCGTTACGAAAAAGCTTAGCAACGAACGCTTCGTGAATAATGCCCCGGAAGCCGTCGTCGCTTTGGAGAAGAAGAAATTGGCGGATTGGTCGGCCAAGATTGAGTCGTTGCGGGCGATGGTGTAATAGTTTCAGGTATGACACGAGCAGAACAAAAAGAATACGCCCAGGAATTTGCCCAACTGCTTCAGGGAGGAGCAAGCTGGCAGGATTGGCAAGACGTTGCCGAATCCAAAGGACTGTATTCCCGCGATATTGGTACGATCGCCGGAGATGTACTTTTCTACGTAAAGCAACCCTACGAAGAGGAGCTAGCTAATGCCGTCAAAGAGAACATCGAATTGGAAAATACGGACCTTCATCCCGCGGTCTACCAACGGATTATTGACGACGAAAGAGAACGCTTTCGGCGTAGGACTGTCACGAAAATGAGTGCTGATCTTTCCGCTGGCGTTGTGCACGCAGATGCCCTGCGGTATACCTACGATCATCCGTTACTGACGGAGGAGGATTACAAACGAGCTCTGCGGAGAGCGAACGGGCAACGCGAGGGTGGGCCGCCGGAGAGTAAATCTGCATACCTGACCAGAGCACTGATTTTTGCCGGGATTGGCATCATCCTCATGCTTTCCTTCGGCGGCTTTTCTGGCTTTATTTCTCTTGGCTACGGTATCTATAACTTTTACAAGTACTCCCAGGTGATTGACTGATTACCCCTCGGCCGAACCTGCTTTCCGCAGCAAACTACTTCGGTGAGGACTCCTCACTAACCAAATGACTCGACCTAGAAGTGCCGTGGAGTCCTTACTGGCGTCCCCCGCCATCCCCCTACCTTTGCACCCGCGGCAGCGCCAGATCATAGTTACTGGATTCCATCAGGGCACCTGAAACTTTTTTAAAAAAAGTTTGCGCAGCCACGCAGCCTTCTACCCCGCACCGTGGTAAGGGGGGTATTAGGAATCATCAAAACGATAGTCGACGGCCGCATGCCCGCTAACTACGACCAACATTTACCGGCCATACTGAATGGTTGCCTCAAAGGGCAGCGCAGTAGCCAGCACGATCTGTACAAACTCTACTACGGGTACGGTATGAGCGTTGCGATCCGGTACGTGGAGGAAGAAGCGGAGGCGCTGTCGATTGTCAATGATTCCTTCATGAAAGTGTACAAGAACCTCAAGAAATATGATCGCACGCAGCCATACAAACCCTGGTTTCGCAAGATCATCGTCAACACCGCCATCAACCAGTTGAAGCGGCAGAAAAAATACGGTATGGAGACGGGAATGGACGAAGCCGGTGACCTCGCGGACCGCGAAAATATCCTCAGCCAGATTGGCTACCAGGAACTCATTACCCTCGTGCAATCCCTCAGCGCTTCCTACCGCGCAGTATTTAATATGTACGTCATTGACGGTTTCCGCCACGAGGAGATCGCCAAAACTTTAGGTATTTCGGTCTCTACCTCCAAATCAAACCTCGTTCGCGCCCGACGCAAGTTGCGCGAGCTACTTCAACAACAACTCTCCACAACAAATGCCTGAACTAAACGACCGACAGACGGACGAGCTGTTCCAGGTAGGCGCCGAGCGCCACGGCTTCGAATACAACGACGCCGCCTGGAACCAGATGGAAGCCCTCCTCGAAGCCGACGCCAGCCTCACCCGCTGGAAGTGGGCCGCGGGCATTGCCGGTAGCGTCCTCGCTTTGGCCGTAGCCGCCTGGCTATTGCTCCCGGCATCCAACACTGCTAACATTGTTGCCTCTGACACTTTTACGGAGGTTTCCATTCCAACCCCAGGTTCATCCGCCGCCCCTACAACTACTGCCAAGCTGAACGAAGCTACTTCCACTCAGCTCAATGCAAGCTCATTACCCAATCAAGACCAGCGGTCGACGCAAGCGTCTGTGGCCACTACCTCAGATCGCCAAGCCGCCGAAAACACCGCCTCACTTTCATCTCCTGCATCCACGAACGAGCTAACCGGTTCATTCCAAGATAATTTGGGCGCTGCCGCAGGTGCCGGGCAATTGGATGGGGATACCCCACTACAAAATGGTGACATAACGAATAAAGCGGACCTGGATTCCGAAGGGATAGCCAATTCGGGAATTGGTGGGGTCACCACCGGAACTAGTAATACCGTTGCTAATACCCCAACTTCAGCTAATGACGGTAGCAGCTCCGCTTTGGCCCTGATCCCACCAGCAGAACTGTTGGGTGTGCAGATTAGTGATGGCAGCCCCGCTTTAGATCGGGAAGTGACTCCCGTGCAGTCAGCGCAGGCCGACTTTACCGCGGCACCAGGCGCCGGCTACCTCTCCGCAACCGTCGGCGGTGGCATCATTTTGGGGCAGGCGGGTTCCGATCCATTTAAGGAAGCCCGGCCGCGCTTTGGTGCGAGTCTGGAGTACCACGTATCCAACAAATTTTCTCTCGGCGTAGGTGCCTTCTACAATAAGGTGAGCTACCTGACGGAAGAGAAAAACTTCTCTACTAAAGATGAATTTTGGGATCTAAACGATGGCCTTCGCCCGAACGAAATCCGCGGTGAAT carries:
- a CDS encoding outer membrane beta-barrel protein, producing MPELNDRQTDELFQVGAERHGFEYNDAAWNQMEALLEADASLTRWKWAAGIAGSVLALAVAAWLLLPASNTANIVASDTFTEVSIPTPGSSAAPTTTAKLNEATSTQLNASSLPNQDQRSTQASVATTSDRQAAENTASLSSPASTNELTGSFQDNLGAAAGAGQLDGDTPLQNGDITNKADLDSEGIANSGIGGVTTGTSNTVANTPTSANDGSSSALALIPPAELLGVQISDGSPALDREVTPVQSAQADFTAAPGAGYLSATVGGGIILGQAGSDPFKEARPRFGASLEYHVSNKFSLGVGAFYNKVSYLTEEKNFSTKDEFWDLNDGLRPNEIRGECQILEIPVSVNYYLNGAANNSLYFSAGASTYLLLKEEYNVFYDPGFDPIKSNWDVNGENQHYLGMGHFSMGYQLRLKGRSALRVETYVQTPFTGIGEGSVKLLTAGVSAAYQFDFKKR